One window from the genome of Xenorhabdus bovienii SS-2004 encodes:
- a CDS encoding GNAT family N-acetyltransferase, with product MEIKYSVGRENPELIQPAFAIRKQVFTDEQGFDAEIDIDEYDDIALHVLIFDGEKPIGVLRAVPMDNNMLKVGRVAVLKAYRGKGIGRKVMEFIEDYGRKNGIVGIGLSSQCHAQPFYESLGYQARGEIYLEEGAEHIFMTLDLA from the coding sequence ATGGAAATAAAATACAGCGTAGGAAGAGAAAATCCAGAATTAATTCAGCCAGCTTTTGCCATTCGTAAACAAGTATTTACTGATGAGCAAGGATTTGATGCAGAAATTGATATTGATGAATATGATGATATTGCTCTGCATGTCCTGATATTTGATGGTGAAAAACCAATCGGAGTATTACGTGCAGTCCCAATGGACAACAATATGCTTAAAGTAGGACGTGTCGCGGTATTGAAGGCGTATCGCGGCAAAGGCATTGGTCGTAAAGTAATGGAGTTTATTGAAGACTATGGGCGTAAAAATGGAATTGTAGGCATCGGTTTATCCTCGCAATGCCATGCCCAGCCATTTTATGAAAGCTTAGGCTATCAAGCGCGTGGGGAAATCTATTTGGAAGAAGGTGCAGAACATATTTTTATGACGTTGGATTTAGCATAA
- a CDS encoding YtxH domain-containing protein, with amino-acid sequence MKKKILSSLILAGLVALLAGCDDGSPKVEDSARQAEESATQMKNDAEQKTTGIVDSAKEKSQEVKESAIREGHSLVDKSKEVQNQISHSANHLADQMKSKAADVKNEVTKSVNDTLDKVKTKTDDIQHQATDKVNQFKDDVKSKAEEIKSDANKQADDFINSFKSDGNKTEES; translated from the coding sequence TCGTAGCATTGCTTGCTGGTTGTGATGATGGTTCTCCAAAAGTGGAAGACTCTGCCCGACAAGCTGAAGAAAGTGCTACCCAGATGAAAAATGACGCTGAACAAAAAACCACTGGAATAGTGGATAGTGCCAAGGAAAAATCACAGGAAGTGAAAGAAAGTGCCATACGTGAAGGTCATAGTCTGGTAGATAAGTCTAAGGAAGTACAAAATCAGATAAGTCATTCTGCCAATCATCTGGCCGATCAGATGAAATCCAAAGCGGCAGATGTGAAAAATGAAGTTACGAAGTCTGTGAATGATACGCTGGATAAGGTGAAAACCAAAACGGATGATATACAGCATCAGGCCACCGATAAGGTTAATCAGTTTAAAGATGATGTGAAATCAAAGGCGGAAGAAATAAAATCTGATGCCAATAAGCAGGCTGATGATTTTATCAATAGTTTCAAAAGTGACGGCAATAAAACAGAAGAAAGTTAA